The following coding sequences are from one Microtus ochrogaster isolate Prairie Vole_2 chromosome 14 unlocalized genomic scaffold, MicOch1.0 chr14_random_1, whole genome shotgun sequence window:
- the Cd82 gene encoding CD82 antigen, whose product MGTACIKVTKYFLFLFNLLFFLLGAVILGFGVWILADKNSFISVLQTSSSSLQVGAYVSIGVGTVTMLMGLLGCIGAVNEVRCLLGLYFVFLLLILIAQVTVGVLFYFNSDKLKQEVGNMVMDIIRNYKVNASSSREESLQEAWDYVQAQVECCGWASFYNWTENWEIQNSTELLYPCSCEKVQEEDNQHIVKKGFCSNSTLDRNNPDDWPVHEEGCMEKVQTWLQENLAILLGVCVGVAVIELLGLLLSICLCRHIHSEDYSKVPKY is encoded by the exons ATGGGGACAGCCTGCATCAAAGTCACCAagtacttcctcttcctcttcaactTGCTGTTCTTT CTCCTGGGTGCCGTGATCCTGGGCTTTGGGGTGTGGATCCTCGCAGACAAGAACAGCTTCATTTCTGTCCTGC AAACTTCTTCCAGCTCGCTGCAGGTCGGGGCCTATGTCTCCATCGGTGTGGGCACCGTTACCATGCTCATGGGGCTCCTGGGCTGTATTGGTGCTGTCAATGAGGTCCGCTGCCTGCTGGGGCTG TACTTCGTGTTCCTTCTGCTGATCCTCATTGCACAGGTGACTGTAGGGGTCCTCTTCTACTTCAATTCTGACAAG CTGAAACAGGAGGTGGGTAACATGGTGATGGACATTATTCGGAACTACAAGGTCAATGCCAGCAGCAGCCGCGAGGAGAGCCTGCAGGAGGCTTGGGACTATGTGCAGGCGCAG GTGGAGTGCTGTGGCTGGGCCAGCTTCTACAACTGGACAGAAAACTGGGAAATCCAGAACTCGACAGAGCTTCTGTACCCCTGCTCCTGTGAGAAAGTGCAGGAAGAGGACAACCAGCACATTGTGAAAAAGGGATTCTGCAGCAACAGCACCCTGGACAGAAACAACCCGGACGACTGGCCTGTGCACGAGGAG GGGTGCATGGAGAAGGTGCAGACATGGCTGCAGGAGAACCTTGCCATCCTCCTGGGCGTGTGTGTCGGTGTTGCTGTCATTGAG CTTCTGGGGCTGCTGTTGTCCATCTGTTTGTGCCGGCACATTCATTCTGAAGACTACAGCAAGGTCCCCAAGTACTGA